The following DNA comes from Ardenticatenales bacterium.
TCATCCCCGAACCCTGAGCAGAGGCTTTTATTTACGCCTGGCACGGGAGGGGGCCTTCGGTTTGGCGCCGCCGCGAAAGCTGGGCACTTCCAGCACAAAAAACGTACAGCGGCTGCCGTCCAACATCCGCGTCGCCAGCCGTGGGTCAATTTCATCAATGGGCGTGGCCGTCGTGATCACCGTAGGCAGGCGGGCGTTGTAGCGATAGTTGAACAACTGGTACAGCTTTTCCCGCGCCCACGCCGTGGCGCTTTCCGTCCCCAGATCATCCAAAACCAATAAGGGCGCTTTCTTCACCTCGTCGAACCGCTGGTCGTAGCGTACGCCGCTGGCGGGATTGAAGGAGGCGCGCAGGTGGTCCAGCAAATCGGGCACGAGAACGAACAAGACCGCTTCGCCGCCGCGCGCCGCGTGGTTGGCGATGGCCGCCGCCAGGTGCGTCTTGCCGTTGCCATACCCTACGCTGTTGAACACCAGCCAATCGCGCGGATTTTCGGCGAAAGTGCGCGCTGTTTCCAGGGCGCGCCGCAAATTTTCCGACTGGGCGCGCGGCAGTTCGTTTTCGCGCAGGCTGAAGTTGTCCAGCGTCTTGTCCATGTGCAGATTCAGCGTGGAGAGGTCGGATTGGTCCTGAGCCACCCCGGCGCGGCGGAAGTCGGGGGCGGCAATGTGTACGATTTGCGTCAGGCTGGGGTCAACCATGCGGGAC
Coding sequences within:
- a CDS encoding ATP-binding protein, which produces MMPNVPPTHPGFGRAVPCECRHSLVETERHEKMLKLSQLGPLAECTFDTFLATGHGLTPIKQRNLKLAFDACQTYAQAPNGWLVLKGGYGCGKTHLAAAIANHRLNLGHPVLFINTPDLLDHLRAAYSPHAETTYDERFEQVRNASLLVLDDLGTQSNTEWAQEKLYQIFNHRYNMRLPTVITTNEELESIEIRIQSRMVDPSLTQIVHIAAPDFRRAGVAQDQSDLSTLNLHMDKTLDNFSLRENELPRAQSENLRRALETARTFAENPRDWLVFNSVGYGNGKTHLAAAIANHAARGGEAVLFVLVPDLLDHLRASFNPASGVRYDQRFDEVKKAPLLVLDDLGTESATAWAREKLYQLFNYRYNARLPTVITTATPIDEIDPRLATRMLDGSRCTFFVLEVPSFRGGAKPKAPSRARRK